The nucleotide sequence TATGCATACTACAATGCCGAAACCAAGAGCATGGATTTTGATGCGCTGCTGAGCTCTCTGGCAAATGCCAAAGCGGGTGATGTGGTATTGCTGCACGGTTGCTGCCATAACCCGACCGGTATCGACCCGGATGCCGATCAATGGCTGGCACTCGCAAAATTCTGTGCCGAGAAAAACCTGCTGCCCATGTTCGACTTTGCTTATCAGGGCTTTGCCAAAGGCGTTGAAGAAGATGCAGCGGGTCTGCGTATTTTTACAGAGCACAACAGTGAACTGCTGATCGCCAGCTCTTTCTCCAAGAACTTTGGCTTGTACAACGAGCGCGTGGGTGCCTTCACTCTGGTGGCGAAAACCGCTGAAGTGGCCAGCACGTCATTCAGCCAGGTGAAAAGCATTGCCCGTGTGATCTACTCTAACCCACCCGCTCACGGCGCAGCGATTGTGACTGAAATCCTGAACAATGCCGAACTGCGTGCAGAGTGGGAGCAGGAAGTCGCAGACATGCGTGACCGTATTCAGGAAATGCGTACCCTGTTTGTGCAGACCCTGAAAGATTTGGGTGTAGACGCCGACTTCAGCTTTATTGAACGTCAGAATGGCATGTTCTCATTCTCTGGCCTGAATAAAGAGCAGGTCGCGCGCCTGAAAGAAGAGTTTGCGATTTATATCGTCGGCTCTGGCCGGATCAGCGTTGCGGGTATGACCAAAGATAACATGCAGCCGCTATGTAATGGCATTGCCGCTGTCCTGTAACCTTCGGGTTCAGTTATCTGCACAGAAAGGGGCGCCCAGGCGCCCCTTTCTTTTGGCTGTCTTTTGACTTTCTGTATGATGCGTTATTGCACTTTGCTGTATTTGTGCTTCAAATCAACCGGATTTATCCAGCGGTAACACATTACAAAACAGCTCACGTTCATACTGTCGTTCCAGCTGATCGCGCCACGACTTTTTGGAAATATGGACCAGATAAAAGTTTTCCCGCGATGTATCTGTAACGAATGCCATATCAAACTGCATCAGCTCATAGTGAATGTCATGCACAAATCCCAGCGAGAAACTTTGCCGGCCAGTCAGCTGATTAATGTCCTCCCGGGTTAAACACACACCCTGTTCGTCCTCAGCAAAACGGTTACGCAACCATTCGGAAAACTCTCGAGCACTGATCATTGTCATATTACCTCGTCTGTGAGTGCCTACATCCGTGAATAATCCGATCCTCTTCAATAGGTATAGCAGAATCAGACTAATTCGTCAGACTGAAACGAAAATGCGCCATAAAATCGGCCATGAGTCATGAATGAGGAGTGTGGCTGGAAATACGTAAAAAAGGGAGATAAATGATTGAAAAAGGCAAGAAAGGTAACCCGCTCCTGATCATTCAGGAACGGGGAAGGACAATTATAGCGTTTTATATACGACTTTATTGCCAGCAAGCTGAACTCGCTCGACAAGTCCTTCTTCAACCAGTTTTTTCAGTGCACCTGTTGCCCAGGAAGCGGCTTTGCTGTCTTCCTGACCGGCTTCAAGGCCAATGCTTTTCGGGTTAATGCCTTCAGCATTGTTTGCCACAATGCCCAGTACCTGCTGCTGCTTAGGGGTCAGCGAGACAGTCACTGCGGCTTTACCCGCTGGCGCTTCTGATTTTTTCACGTCAACCTGAGGCTTGGCTGCCGCTACCGGGGCTGCCTGCTTCACCGCTGCTTTGGTGACAGATTTTTGCGTCACTGCCGTGGCCGCTTTGATGCGTTTTTGCAGTTTAAGCTGTACTTTACGTTTGTGAGAGATTCTCATTAACTTCCTACTCCGTTGTACTACTTTCAGTCGCCAGTTTGGATGCCCAGCGGGAAAAAAGTAGCGCGAGTTATATCAAGGATGTCAGAGGAATGCCAGCAAACGGCTATTTTAAGCACAATAAAAGCCATATTTTGCGTATTTTAAGCGACAAGATCTCATTTTTATCTTTTTCAACTTCATGCACTTAATAGAATAAATCGCGAGTTTCATGCAAACTAGCCCTTACGCTTTGCATAAACAGTCGCCAATGAATTGACACCCAAATCGCTCATCGCAACCAGTGAGTAACATCCCTGAACAATTTGCCATACTTGATCAAGGTGAAATCTTCATGCACCTGTGGAGTTATTTTGAATAGTGTTTATATTCAGTCGCCGCATCCCAAACCCGGCGCTTATCTGATTTGGTTAAGCCTGCTGGCGATATTCGCGCTGGGGCTGACAGTCTTTACCTTTCCCGACATTAACGGCGTCGCTGTTGGGCTCTTGCTACTCGCCATGACGACTGTGCTGCTCATCGGCATAAAGCTGAACCAGCAGTCACCCATTACCTTCACTCTCACTTTCATGCATCTTCAGTACCACAGTCCGCACGGCGGCTGGCTGACCCGGTGGCAGAATGTCGCAGATATAGGGCGCGCGTCGGTCAGCACTCAGGGCTGGCACAAACCCCTGCCCTGGATTGGCATCAGACTCAAACATTACGATGAATTCCTGGACAGTATCTGTCCCCGTATCGCCAGTCAGATACTCATGGAACAGCGGGGTTTGATGATCATGGCGTATAAACGCGCAGACAATCCGCCGCACGACATAGAAGACATGTTATTTGATGACAAACACTATGTGGGAGAAAACGGAAAAATCAACAAAGGATTGCTGGCGATGCTGGCAAACCGTATGCGCTACAACAGAGAGTTGATGGGGTATGATTTTTTTATTTCAGAAGATCTGCTCGACAGGCCGGCCGATGACTTCATCGGCCTGGCGCGTCGTTTTCTGGCTCAGGCCAGATAAGCGGATTACCAGAGCGGCATCGCATCCGCAACGTGCGGGTTACTGGCGCGCTCTTCACCAAAAGTCGACATTGGACCGTGACCGGGAATAAAGCGCGTATCATTGCCCAGTGGCCATAACTTGGTTTTGATCGAAGCAATCAAAGTGCCATGGTCGCCACGCGGGAAATCGGTTCTGCCGATACTGCCGTGAAACAGCACATCCCCCACCGCAGCCAGCCCGGCTTCTTTACTGTGCAGAATCACATGTCCCGGTGTATGACCCGGCGTATGGTACACAGCCAGGCTCTGTTCACCGAAGTGGATGTCGTCTCCCTCATCGAGCCAGCGGTCAGGCTGAAACGCAGTCACAGGCGGAAAACCAAACATCTGGCACTGCTGCTGCAGCGAGTTCAGCCAGAACGCGTCGTCTTTATGCGGTCCCCATACAGGCACCTCAAGCTGAGATGATAAAGGTGCCGTGCCGCCAACATGATCCAAGTGACCATGCGTCAGAACGATCTTCACCACCCTGATGCCTAACGACGCAATACGGGCTGTGATACGGTCAATATCCCCACCGGGATCAACAACCACACCTTCCAGCGTTTGATCACACCACAGAATTGAGCAATTCTGCTGAAACGGTGTCACTGGCACGATTTCAAACTGCAGACTCATACATTTGTCCTAACTGTTCCAAAACCGCGCCAGCATACCACACCCCTGCTGTTCTGCGTACTGTGCTTACCAGCGGCGCACCGGACCTGTGTCAATGTGCACAAACCCGCTGCGAGGATAATAACCCACACCACCCAGCTTCAGATCCAGCGCTGCACTGCGGACACGAGACAAAGAAATACCTTCCAGATTAAAATCAATGGCTTGACCGGTCATGTGGTAGCTTTTCTTTGCCACGCCTTTGGTGGAGCCGCGCAGCATTTGATTGGTTTTGGGCGAACGGTAACCAGAGATGATACGAACCTGGCCTTTATGGCTCAGTTCTTCACGGATCTGGGAAATCGCATCGAACAGACGTCGGTCCATTGGCGCCACTTCATTCTGACGAAAGTCGCGGCAAATATGGTTCATGCGCTTTAACTCTTTGTCCAGATAGAACTTCCCGTCAAAGTAACGTGTTTCCAATTCTTCTTTGGTATGAATGTTACATAGGTACAGCTCACGAGCACTTTTCGCGCTGTATGGGCTCGCAATCGCCATTTTTGGCAACATAAAGGCGCCTAAAGTCAGCCCGCTCGCGATCAGGAGCTGACGACGCTTATTATCTACTTCTGACATCCTGAAAAACTCAACTGTAAAACACAAAAAACAAGCGCAAAAGCCTGTAAACGACTGCACGATAGCCGTGTGTTTTCGATGAGTCAACGCACAAATGTCAAAAAACAGACACCAAAAAAGCCAACAAACTGACTAGTTATTGACGCACAAGGAATTTAATTTTTGTAAATTGATGCAAATTTTTCAGAGTCTGGTGAATTTTTATCCTGCTCGTCGTACTGATACACATCATTGCGATAATTCACCAATCCTTCGCCGTCAATCCAGGCTGTCTGATAAATCAGGAACACTTGGATCTTCGGTTTCACACCCACAGTTCGGGTCGAAGTGCGCCCGGCCAGTTGAT is from Photobacterium sp. TLY01 and encodes:
- a CDS encoding DUF2982 domain-containing protein, with protein sequence MNSVYIQSPHPKPGAYLIWLSLLAIFALGLTVFTFPDINGVAVGLLLLAMTTVLLIGIKLNQQSPITFTLTFMHLQYHSPHGGWLTRWQNVADIGRASVSTQGWHKPLPWIGIRLKHYDEFLDSICPRIASQILMEQRGLMIMAYKRADNPPHDIEDMLFDDKHYVGENGKINKGLLAMLANRMRYNRELMGYDFFISEDLLDRPADDFIGLARRFLAQAR
- a CDS encoding amino acid aminotransferase: MFEKIVAAPADPILGLTEEFKNDTRAEKINLGVGIYKDESGHTPVLATVKKAEAILLEKETTKSYLSIPGTAEYGLAVQELLFGKDAAIIADKRAQTAQAPGGTGALRVAAEFIKRQLGDVTVWISNPTWANHFGVFGAAGLQTEQYAYYNAETKSMDFDALLSSLANAKAGDVVLLHGCCHNPTGIDPDADQWLALAKFCAEKNLLPMFDFAYQGFAKGVEEDAAGLRIFTEHNSELLIASSFSKNFGLYNERVGAFTLVAKTAEVASTSFSQVKSIARVIYSNPPAHGAAIVTEILNNAELRAEWEQEVADMRDRIQEMRTLFVQTLKDLGVDADFSFIERQNGMFSFSGLNKEQVARLKEEFAIYIVGSGRISVAGMTKDNMQPLCNGIAAVL
- a CDS encoding MarR family transcriptional regulator, whose amino-acid sequence is MRISHKRKVQLKLQKRIKAATAVTQKSVTKAAVKQAAPVAAAKPQVDVKKSEAPAGKAAVTVSLTPKQQQVLGIVANNAEGINPKSIGLEAGQEDSKAASWATGALKKLVEEGLVERVQLAGNKVVYKTL
- a CDS encoding YcbK family protein — protein: MSEVDNKRRQLLIASGLTLGAFMLPKMAIASPYSAKSARELYLCNIHTKEELETRYFDGKFYLDKELKRMNHICRDFRQNEVAPMDRRLFDAISQIREELSHKGQVRIISGYRSPKTNQMLRGSTKGVAKKSYHMTGQAIDFNLEGISLSRVRSAALDLKLGGVGYYPRSGFVHIDTGPVRRW
- a CDS encoding MBL fold metallo-hydrolase, producing MSLQFEIVPVTPFQQNCSILWCDQTLEGVVVDPGGDIDRITARIASLGIRVVKIVLTHGHLDHVGGTAPLSSQLEVPVWGPHKDDAFWLNSLQQQCQMFGFPPVTAFQPDRWLDEGDDIHFGEQSLAVYHTPGHTPGHVILHSKEAGLAAVGDVLFHGSIGRTDFPRGDHGTLIASIKTKLWPLGNDTRFIPGHGPMSTFGEERASNPHVADAMPLW